The Thermomicrobiales bacterium genomic interval AGGTCGCTTCTGGCGTGGGAGTCTCGCGTTCGCTGGGCGAGAGGTCGATCGATTGCTGGGTTGGAGTCGGCTCGAACGGAATCCATCCGTATCCCGGAAAGTAGACTTCCACCCAGGCATGGGCGTTTCGTCCCCGGTAAACAAAGCCACGCATTTCTTCGTTATACGGCACTGGAGCGAGCCCGGTGACGATTCGCGTGGGAACGCCAAGCGTGCGCAACATCACTGCCATCGACGATGCAAAGTGATCGCAGCGACCGACCTTGCTCTCGAACAGGAAGTAGTCGACGATGTCTCGACCGTCGGGCGCGCCGCCTGCGTCGAGCTGATAGGTGAAGTTCGACCTCAGGTAGTTCTGGATTGCGATGGCCTGCTCATATGGCGTTGTCGCACCGGCCTGGTTCACGATTTGGTTGGCCAGGTCGGCGGTCTGCTCGGTCACGGTCTCGGGCAAACCCAGATATGTTTCGACGATGAACGGGGGGTAGTCCGATCCCGCGCTTGCCAGATCTGCCGGGGCAATCTGCGGCGCCAGCCCGATGACGGAATACGCATGTCCAGTTGGCTCGTCGGAGCCAAACACAGCTTCGACATCCGAATAGACCGGGAGCCGACCCTGGAAATGGACCACCACGCCGCCATCTTCCCCCCAACTCAGTTCAGAGTTCACCGGGTAACTCTGCATGAGTCGATTCTGAATGCGCAGGAAATCGGCCTGATCCTGCTCGGAGACAAATTGTGGGGTGTCTGTTTCGTCTGGGGTGCTGAACTCGGCCGACTGCAGCAAGACGACCAACTCCCGCAAGTCGACCGGTGTACTCGCGATGTCGATCGCATCGACCGAGACCGTCTCATCGATCGGTTCCCACCCCACGCGGACAAGCGATGGTACCGATGCCGCGTAGTGCTGATCGATCGTAAAGAGCAACCGATCGGTGGGTTGCAGGACCATCAGGGTCGCCTCTTCCTGCGATCGAGACTGCAGTTGCTCGCGTGGCAGGTTCATTGGCTGGTCGGACTGAAAGGCAATCCGCGGCGCAGGAGTCTCGGCGTCCTCGGATGCGCTCGTGGTCGATTTCCAACCCGACCCATCGTATTCATTCAACCGCCGAGCGGCGAGGTACTCCTCATCGTCCGCATCCATCACGACAATCGGGACATCGCCGGACGGCACGCCATCACCGACCTTGAACTGATCGGAAAACGCGCCATAGTTACCGGCCACCGGCTGCGGCCCCGAGGGATTCGAGCTGGACTGGTCGAACCGATCGGTGATCCAGCTCGCAAGCCGGTCCCCGCCCTGGACAGCGCGTTCCTGCAGGCGATCGTCGAGATCGAACGAGTAGTAGAGACCCACTCCGACCGCCAGTGCGGCAATGGCGCTACCCAGGAGAATCGATCGCCGTCCAAACGATGACGGCTGATCGATCGATCGTGACCGCCAGTACGCGGAACGTGACAATGTCGTATGCGCGGCAGCGATCGCCAACGCAAGACCGAGATAGAGCAGCGCCGGCCACGCCGGACGCTCTCGCTCCAGTGCCAAGGTGACCAGAAGAATCGAACCCGGCAGCGCTATCGACCAGAAGATCCATCCTCGCCGGAAGAGCATCCATGCGGCGGTGTAGCCAACGAGCCAGATCGTTAGCCCGATCGCGAACACGGCGATATCAGTTTCGAATTTGCTGTTCGACTCCAGCGACGAAATAAACCCGCGCAGCAGGCTTTCGTAGCGATCGAGCACGAGTCGCCATTCGCCGTTGCGCACCTGCTGCCAGTTGGCGGCAGGATCGATGGCGATCGAGGACGCAAGGATTCCAAGGAGAAA includes:
- a CDS encoding transglutaminase domain-containing protein, translated to MSTRSVSLQRDRPQGSRAGSGVLPDGWSLLVLGAFSVGLLGAVVGEYSINTDPGALATLATAGYLIGYALARTSIPDLAAHGFSFLLGILASSIAIDPAANWQQVRNGEWRLVLDRYESLLRGFISSLESNSKFETDIAVFAIGLTIWLVGYTAAWMLFRRGWIFWSIALPGSILLVTLALERERPAWPALLYLGLALAIAAAHTTLSRSAYWRSRSIDQPSSFGRRSILLGSAIAALAVGVGLYYSFDLDDRLQERAVQGGDRLASWITDRFDQSSSNPSGPQPVAGNYGAFSDQFKVGDGVPSGDVPIVVMDADDEEYLAARRLNEYDGSGWKSTTSASEDAETPAPRIAFQSDQPMNLPREQLQSRSQEEATLMVLQPTDRLLFTIDQHYAASVPSLVRVGWEPIDETVSVDAIDIASTPVDLRELVVLLQSAEFSTPDETDTPQFVSEQDQADFLRIQNRLMQSYPVNSELSWGEDGGVVVHFQGRLPVYSDVEAVFGSDEPTGHAYSVIGLAPQIAPADLASAGSDYPPFIVETYLGLPETVTEQTADLANQIVNQAGATTPYEQAIAIQNYLRSNFTYQLDAGGAPDGRDIVDYFLFESKVGRCDHFASSMAVMLRTLGVPTRIVTGLAPVPYNEEMRGFVYRGRNAHAWVEVYFPGYGWIPFEPTPTQQSIDLSPSERETPTPEATLTPELTATPEGPSQSPVPSPTPTPLAAPASTDTGGTSNSDERIAPWQIGLAVGGFALLAIAGLFFVRRRNAYAGLPVAHANYGRLQRLGKFIGVSSSPELTPREYAAKFGFARPRSASGAMRVADAFTREQYSTNVDASAVARDSEFGWREARDGAKDWRLWRRR